One genomic window of Luteitalea pratensis includes the following:
- a CDS encoding protein kinase domain-containing protein: MSTTLLLALYVRARQRVDSPVVSTKISHVATSALVWKRDARDDDRRMPSTTRRSTATRARPDTLSTTLVPTATVVSRSPKVPGRSTLERLVEYEIGQVIGRGGFGVAHRAVRRVISTGDTSSCCVKFIEASAISTWHREAYFGELLRGVPHVVQVLDTFVHVGGRRPRHVLVTELAEHGSLTTFLPKHGAFPERKAKAQVLGIARATDLLHRMHAVHRDLTPNNIFVMSDLTLKLADFGIAKHIAYGRGVQNDAQNPAFVHHLMRVGGLRLWKRQQDVYQLGQLLAMLLSGNPKRHASRDVAALRCSDHMKGIIQRSIGPETGRYPTAAEFVTALQSKPQALRHQRLAALRDAVVVFTGALSMTRARAALLARRAGATVASSVTPATTVLVFGKPSKDYGAGSKGRKLLEYDRLCAEGYKIRLINEATFVRAAKAK, encoded by the coding sequence ATGTCGACGACCCTCCTGCTGGCACTGTACGTTCGTGCGCGGCAGCGCGTCGACTCGCCGGTCGTCAGCACAAAGATTTCACATGTGGCCACGTCGGCACTGGTGTGGAAGCGAGACGCGCGCGATGATGATCGGCGCATGCCTTCGACGACCCGTCGCTCGACGGCGACCCGTGCCAGGCCCGACACGCTCAGCACCACGCTCGTGCCCACGGCGACGGTCGTGTCGCGCTCACCCAAGGTGCCGGGGCGGTCGACGCTGGAGCGCCTGGTGGAGTACGAGATCGGCCAGGTGATCGGCCGCGGCGGATTCGGCGTCGCCCACCGTGCCGTGCGCCGCGTCATCAGCACCGGCGACACTTCGTCCTGTTGCGTCAAGTTCATCGAGGCCTCGGCGATCAGCACCTGGCATCGCGAGGCCTATTTCGGTGAGCTGCTCAGGGGCGTGCCGCACGTCGTGCAGGTGCTCGACACGTTCGTCCATGTCGGCGGCCGGCGGCCTCGGCACGTCCTGGTGACGGAACTCGCCGAGCACGGCAGCCTGACCACGTTTCTGCCGAAGCATGGCGCCTTCCCGGAAAGGAAGGCGAAGGCGCAGGTGCTCGGCATCGCCCGTGCCACGGACCTCCTGCACCGGATGCACGCCGTGCATCGCGATCTGACGCCGAACAACATCTTCGTGATGAGCGACCTGACGCTGAAGCTCGCCGACTTCGGCATCGCGAAACACATCGCCTACGGACGCGGCGTCCAGAACGACGCGCAGAACCCGGCGTTCGTCCACCACCTGATGCGGGTGGGCGGGCTCCGGCTCTGGAAGCGCCAGCAGGACGTCTACCAGTTGGGGCAACTGCTGGCGATGCTCCTCTCCGGCAATCCGAAGCGGCACGCCTCACGCGACGTCGCCGCCCTGCGCTGCTCCGATCACATGAAGGGGATCATCCAGCGCAGCATCGGCCCCGAGACCGGCCGCTATCCGACGGCCGCGGAGTTCGTCACGGCTCTGCAGTCCAAGCCGCAGGCGCTCCGTCATCAGCGCCTCGCCGCCCTCCGCGACGCCGTCGTGGTGTTCACCGGGGCGCTGTCGATGACGCGCGCGAGGGCCGCGTTACTCGCCCGTCGCGCCGGGGCGACCGTCGCGTCGAGCGTGACCCCGGCGACGACGGTCCTCGTGTTCGGTAAGCCGTCCAAGGATTACGGCGCTGGCAGCAAGGGACGCAAGTTGCTGGAGTACGACCGCTTGTGCGCAGAAGGCTACAAGATCCGGCTCATCAACGAAGCGACGTTCGTGCGCGCCGCGAAGGCAAAATGA
- a CDS encoding beta-propeller fold lactonase family protein has translation MSSYIAGADGALTTVGASVPTTQTAACWVVVMPNGRFAYTTIAGSASISAYAIGFDAEITLVQANGRAGETGAGPGDIAITGNGRFLYTLNNGSHTIGAFEVQGDGAIRPIPTGATTPTGANGLAAR, from the coding sequence ATGTCGTCGTACATCGCCGGCGCCGACGGCGCGCTGACTACCGTCGGCGCCTCGGTGCCGACCACGCAGACGGCGGCCTGCTGGGTGGTCGTGATGCCCAACGGACGCTTCGCCTACACGACAATTGCTGGCAGCGCGTCCATCTCGGCGTACGCCATCGGTTTCGACGCGGAGATCACCCTGGTGCAGGCCAACGGGCGCGCCGGCGAGACCGGCGCGGGCCCAGGCGACATCGCGATCACGGGCAACGGCCGATTCCTCTATACCCTCAACAACGGCAGCCACACGATCGGTGCGTTCGAGGTGCAAGGTGATGGCGCCATTCGCCCGATCCCGACCGGCGCGACGACACCGACAGGCGCCAACGGTCTGGCCGCCCGGTGA
- a CDS encoding NrsF family protein encodes MEHELIDRLVRDATPVRPLARPAVRLVRWALAAALCLAAGVAWVHLRHDLAETMWTASFLGQAGLLIGTALLAATAALVVSVPGAEPTPATRWLPLVAITAWAAWLFAAIVAQPEDSRVWWPAPAPQCGVDITLLGIVPGVLLWSLVRRAAPLRPAWTGLLATLTAAALGALGTQLICSNNDAAHLLLWHFGPVTMLTVAGIALGRRFLRWLPRPS; translated from the coding sequence ATGGAGCATGAGCTGATCGACAGGCTGGTCCGGGATGCCACACCGGTGCGTCCACTGGCGCGCCCTGCCGTGCGCCTCGTGCGATGGGCCCTGGCCGCGGCGCTGTGCCTCGCCGCTGGAGTCGCGTGGGTGCACTTGCGGCACGACCTCGCGGAGACGATGTGGACCGCGTCGTTCCTGGGACAGGCCGGCTTGCTGATCGGCACGGCACTCCTGGCCGCCACCGCTGCCCTGGTCGTCAGTGTGCCCGGTGCGGAACCGACGCCGGCGACGCGCTGGTTGCCGCTCGTCGCGATCACCGCGTGGGCTGCGTGGCTCTTCGCGGCCATCGTCGCGCAGCCCGAGGACTCGCGGGTGTGGTGGCCAGCGCCAGCGCCTCAATGCGGTGTCGACATCACGCTGCTCGGGATCGTGCCGGGCGTCCTGCTGTGGTCACTCGTGCGTCGCGCTGCCCCACTGCGCCCCGCATGGACCGGGCTGCTCGCCACGCTTACGGCGGCGGCGCTCGGAGCCCTCGGTACGCAACTGATTTGCTCCAACAACGACGCGGCGCACCTGCTGCTGTGGCATTTCGGGCCGGTGACGATGTTGACCGTCGCGGGCATCGCCCTTGGACGCAGGTTCCTGCGCTGGCTGCCCCGCCCTTCCTGA
- a CDS encoding sigma-70 family RNA polymerase sigma factor, which yields MTASQEAEFRGLMQQAQAGDQQAYHALLTALVPVVRRYVEQRSSRAPWTDDAVQDILWALHQARHTWNPSRPFAPWCYALMQHRLVDAARKASRVLKRETSDDTAIATAPDQRGPDDDTRQAEVRARVLDEVDALPPRQRDVVRLLKLEERPVREVAGRLGMSESNVKVTAHRAYRVLRERLGGWWHGA from the coding sequence GTGACTGCGTCCCAGGAAGCCGAGTTCCGCGGCCTCATGCAACAGGCCCAGGCGGGCGATCAACAGGCGTACCACGCGCTGTTGACCGCCCTCGTGCCCGTGGTGCGTCGCTACGTCGAGCAGCGGTCGAGTCGCGCCCCCTGGACTGACGACGCGGTGCAGGACATCCTGTGGGCCCTGCACCAGGCCAGGCACACGTGGAACCCGTCGCGCCCGTTCGCGCCGTGGTGCTATGCGTTGATGCAGCACCGCCTGGTGGACGCCGCGCGGAAGGCGTCGCGCGTGCTCAAGCGCGAGACCAGTGACGACACCGCGATCGCGACTGCGCCGGACCAGCGGGGGCCAGACGATGACACGAGGCAGGCGGAGGTCCGAGCCCGCGTGCTCGACGAAGTCGATGCGTTGCCGCCGCGTCAGCGCGACGTGGTGCGTCTGCTGAAACTGGAGGAGCGTCCCGTGCGCGAGGTCGCTGGCCGCCTCGGGATGAGCGAGTCCAACGTCAAGGTGACGGCACACCGCGCGTATCGCGTGTTGCGCGAGCGACTGGGTGGGTGGTGGCATGGAGCATGA